AAGCTAAAATTGTAGTTAACTTAATTCGCGTTCCACTTAACCAAGCCGCTTCTTTATTTCCGCCTAAAGCATAAATATTTCGAGCCCAAGTTGTATACTTTGTAAATACAGCAAATATAAGGGCTGTTACAGCTACTATAATTAAAATATTTGGGATTCCATAAAAAGATCCCGAAAAAATCAAGTTATATTCATAGGGATAATTAAAAATGGGTCTAGCATCCGTTAGAACTAACGTTAATCCTCTATAAATATTCATTGTTCCTAATGTGATTATAAAAGGGTGTAAACCAGTAAGGGCAACTAATAAACCATTTATAGCACCCAATAAAGCTCCAACAAATATTCCAATAATTATAGATAGCCATATAGGTATACCTGTTACCATTAGCTTTGCTGTAACTACACCTGTTAGAGCTAAAATTGAACCTACTGATAAATCTATTCCTGCAGTTAATATTGCAAATAACTCACCCATACCTATAAGCATAAAAATTGACGATTGAACTATTATTTGTGTTAAGTTACTCCAAGTGAAAAAAAATGGTGACATTAATGAAAATAATATAATTAAAAATAAAAGAATGCTTAAAGTTCCAAATTTTTCCCAAAATTTGGAAAAGTCAAAGATTTTTGTTTCTTGCTCTTTTTTTGAACTTTCCATTTTTTTCCCTCCATGTTAGATTTTATGCAGTAGCACTTTTTAAAATGTCCTCCTCAGTGACTTCGTTAAGATTAAAGGTGGAAATAGTTTTTCCAGATTTAAATATTGTTACTCTATCACATAGCATCATAATTTCTGGCAATTCAGAAGAAATTAGAATAACTGTTATACCCGAATTAGCTAAATCAAAAATAAACCTATATATTTCTTCTTTTGCGCCTACATCTATTCCTTTAGTAGGCTCATCAAGAATTAATAATTTTGGATGAGATAAAAAATATTTACTGATGACAACTTTTTGTTGATTTCCTCCACTTAATTCTCTAACTCCAGATGATACAGAAGGTATTTTAATTTCAAACTTTTTTATCGCTTCATTTGCTAAACTTTTTTCTAAGTTAAAATCAATAAATTTTCTATCTTCTTTATTGAATTTAACTAAAGAGATATTACTTTTAAAATCAAAAGTGAATATTAGCCCTTCTTCTCTTCTGTTTTCAGTTGCATATGCTATTCCATTTTTTAAAGCAGAATAAGGAGATCTAAATCTCACTTCCTTGTCTTCAAAAATTATCTTTCCTGATTTTAAGTCATTAATTCCTAAGACAGACTTTATTGTCTCTGTTCTTCCAGATCCTA
This is a stretch of genomic DNA from Petrotoga sp. 9PWA.NaAc.5.4. It encodes these proteins:
- a CDS encoding allose ABC transporter, encoding MESSKKEQETKIFDFSKFWEKFGTLSILLFLIILFSLMSPFFFTWSNLTQIIVQSSIFMLIGMGELFAILTAGIDLSVGSILALTGVVTAKLMVTGIPIWLSIIIGIFVGALLGAINGLLVALTGLHPFIITLGTMNIYRGLTLVLTDARPIFNYPYEYNLIFSGSFYGIPNILIIVAVTALIFAVFTKYTTWARNIYALGGNKEAAWLSGTRIKLTTILAFTLSGLLSGIAGLAMIARVGAAEPLSGSGYELFAIASTVIGGTSFFGGVGNVVGTLLGALVIGVINNALNIFNVPTFYQQILTGLIIVSTVYANKVLIRRGE